The Paenibacillus tianjinensis genome has a window encoding:
- a CDS encoding class II aldolase/adducin family protein, producing MNHTEEELRLQICDIGRNLFNKDFIAANDGNISARLSETEILTSPTGVSKGYLKPHMLVKVNLQGEILEAAEGYRPSTEVKMHLKIYNELPEMKGVVHAHPPYATAFAIKGESLDKMMMPESVIAMGDIPLAEYGTPSTEEIPDSLIPFLGKKTAVLLESHGALTWGKDVMSAYLNMERLEYTAKLTFITRMINGERELPQNRIDELVALRSFYGM from the coding sequence ATGAATCATACTGAAGAGGAATTGCGGCTGCAAATTTGTGATATAGGCAGAAATCTGTTTAACAAGGATTTTATAGCCGCTAATGACGGCAACATTTCTGCGCGCCTATCGGAAACAGAGATTCTTACTTCACCGACCGGAGTCAGCAAAGGGTATCTAAAGCCGCATATGCTCGTAAAGGTTAATCTGCAGGGGGAGATTCTTGAAGCTGCGGAAGGCTACCGTCCGTCTACTGAAGTAAAAATGCACCTTAAGATTTATAATGAGCTGCCTGAGATGAAAGGCGTAGTTCATGCGCATCCTCCTTATGCAACTGCCTTTGCCATCAAAGGCGAGAGCCTGGACAAGATGATGATGCCTGAGTCTGTGATTGCCATGGGGGATATTCCACTGGCAGAGTACGGGACACCTTCGACGGAAGAGATCCCGGATTCGCTGATCCCTTTTCTGGGCAAGAAAACAGCAGTCCTTCTGGAGAGCCACGGTGCATTGACCTGGGGCAAGGATGTAATGAGCGCCTACCTGAACATGGAAAGGCTCGAATATACAGCTAAGCTGACGTTTATTACACGAATGATTAACGGTGAACGGGAATTGCCCCAGAACCGTATTGATGAGCTTGTTGCTTTAAGATCATTTTATGGAATGTAG
- a CDS encoding rhamnulokinase, with protein sequence MSDAINLLAMDLGASSGRVMLGVYDGESIHLEEIHRFANQPVQAGGHLYWDVLRIFHEMKQGIRKAAKAQRALTALSVDTWGVDYGYIDSQGQLLYSPHHYRDQRTAASAGILESLLPPEEQFQLSGNQSARINTVYQLFADLRISPWLRETADKMLMMPDLFHYLFSGVGVAEQTIWSTSGLLSAGGAGPSLEVLNRLGLPVELIPAPVPAGTVIGSVLPALQEELGIGPLKVIAGASHDTASAVASIPYISKPDAAFISCGTWSLVGMESEQPVITELAREYGFTNESCYGGSNRLLKNITGLWILQETQRGWADAGEPVSHQEAALLAQSVHRTAYAAPVIDPNDALFSTPGDMPGRIEAYCTRTGQTQPQTKAEIILTILNSLAFSYAETIKELEALSGQIIRRIHMVGGGIQNVLLCQLTADATGKEIVAGPVEASAIGNIAVQLTALGAVHTSEVRELVARSCTLSSYYPAL encoded by the coding sequence ATGAGCGATGCTATAAATTTGCTGGCGATGGATCTGGGGGCAAGCTCCGGCAGGGTTATGCTGGGCGTGTATGATGGTGAGAGTATTCACCTGGAAGAGATTCACCGTTTCGCTAATCAGCCGGTGCAGGCGGGCGGACATTTATACTGGGATGTTCTGAGGATTTTTCACGAAATGAAGCAGGGTATACGGAAAGCCGCTAAGGCTCAGCGTGCATTGACGGCTTTAAGCGTAGATACATGGGGGGTCGATTACGGCTACATTGACAGCCAAGGACAGCTGCTGTATTCGCCACACCATTACAGGGATCAGAGAACAGCTGCCAGTGCGGGCATCCTTGAGTCCCTATTGCCGCCGGAAGAACAGTTTCAGCTATCAGGCAACCAATCAGCCAGAATCAATACAGTGTATCAGCTGTTTGCCGATCTGCGAATCAGCCCTTGGCTGAGAGAGACTGCGGACAAAATGCTGATGATGCCTGACTTGTTCCATTACCTGTTCTCGGGTGTTGGTGTGGCGGAGCAGACGATTTGGAGTACAAGCGGCCTGCTGTCCGCAGGGGGAGCTGGACCTTCCCTGGAGGTACTGAACAGGCTGGGTCTCCCGGTTGAACTGATTCCTGCACCAGTTCCGGCTGGCACGGTCATCGGCTCTGTACTGCCTGCCCTGCAGGAAGAGCTTGGCATAGGTCCGCTCAAGGTGATAGCCGGAGCTTCACATGATACGGCTTCTGCGGTGGCCTCAATCCCCTATATATCCAAACCGGATGCCGCGTTTATCAGCTGTGGAACATGGTCCCTGGTGGGAATGGAGAGTGAGCAGCCGGTAATTACGGAGCTGGCCCGTGAATACGGGTTTACCAATGAAAGCTGCTATGGGGGCAGCAATCGTCTGCTGAAGAATATTACAGGGCTGTGGATTCTGCAGGAAACGCAGCGGGGCTGGGCAGATGCGGGTGAACCGGTGTCTCATCAGGAGGCTGCCCTGCTTGCACAGAGTGTTCATAGGACAGCGTATGCTGCACCGGTTATTGATCCGAATGATGCGCTCTTCAGTACACCTGGCGATATGCCGGGACGGATAGAGGCGTATTGTACCCGGACCGGGCAGACACAGCCGCAGACAAAGGCAGAGATCATTCTAACGATTCTGAACAGTCTGGCCTTCTCATACGCAGAGACGATTAAGGAGCTGGAAGCGCTAAGCGGACAAATCATCCGGAGAATTCATATGGTTGGCGGAGGGATCCAGAATGTTCTTCTATGCCAGCTTACGGCAGACGCTACCGGCAAGGAAATTGTCGCCGGACCTGTAGAAGCGAGTGCGATCGGGAATATTGCGGTTCAATTAACGGCCTTGGGAGCAGTTCATACCTCTGAGGTCAGAGAACTTGTGGCACGCTCCTGTACGCTTTCCAGTTATTATCCGGCTTTATAA
- a CDS encoding L-fucose isomerase: MATNYPKIGIRPTIDGRRRGVRESLEVQTMGMAQRVAKFLEEKLFYPDGSQVECVIADSTIGGVKEAAAAAQKFASENVGVSITVTPCWCYGSETMDMDATIPHAVWGFNGTERPGAVYLAAVLSAYAQKGIPAFGIYGEDVQDSGSEEIPADVQSKLLQFAKSALAVALMKGKSYLSMGSVSMGIAGSIVNEQFFQDYLGMRNEYVDMSEFVRRFEEEIYDQAEFEHALAWVKENCRIGADNNPPELQISDGEKEKQWETCVKMTLIARDLMVGNPKLAELGFEEEANGHNALVGGFQGQRHWTDHFPNGDFMETLLNSSFDWNGRRAPYIVATENDSLNGVTMLFNYLLTNTAQIFADVRTYWSPASVERVTGYTLEGDAANGLLHLINSGSAALDGTGEQSIDGKPAIKPFWEITDEEADSCIAQTRFRAASQEYFRGGGFSTDYLTKGGMPVTMARLNLVKGLGPVLQLVEGFTVELPEAVHKTLDERTDPTWPTTWFAPKLTNQGSFKSVYDVMNNWGANHGAISYGHIGADLITLASILRIPVSMHNVQESRIFRPRVWSLFGTEDLESADYRACRNFGPLY; this comes from the coding sequence GTGGCAACAAATTATCCGAAGATTGGTATCCGGCCCACCATTGATGGCAGAAGACGCGGTGTCCGCGAATCGCTGGAGGTCCAAACGATGGGCATGGCGCAGCGTGTGGCTAAATTTCTGGAAGAAAAGCTTTTTTATCCGGATGGTTCTCAGGTGGAGTGTGTTATCGCTGATTCTACAATCGGCGGTGTTAAGGAAGCCGCGGCTGCCGCACAGAAGTTTGCAAGTGAGAATGTTGGAGTGTCTATTACTGTAACCCCGTGCTGGTGTTATGGTTCGGAAACCATGGATATGGATGCCACTATTCCTCATGCAGTATGGGGGTTTAATGGAACCGAGCGTCCGGGTGCGGTATATCTGGCTGCGGTATTGTCTGCCTATGCACAAAAAGGAATCCCGGCTTTCGGGATATACGGTGAGGATGTTCAGGATTCCGGCAGCGAAGAGATACCGGCGGATGTGCAGTCCAAGCTGCTGCAGTTTGCCAAATCCGCTTTGGCGGTAGCGTTGATGAAGGGGAAATCCTATTTGTCGATGGGCTCCGTCTCCATGGGGATCGCGGGTTCGATAGTTAACGAGCAGTTTTTCCAGGATTATCTCGGCATGCGCAATGAGTATGTGGATATGTCTGAATTTGTCCGCCGGTTTGAGGAAGAAATCTATGATCAAGCAGAATTTGAGCACGCACTGGCCTGGGTCAAGGAGAATTGCCGGATCGGAGCAGATAATAACCCGCCGGAGCTGCAAATCAGCGATGGGGAAAAGGAAAAGCAATGGGAGACATGTGTGAAAATGACCCTCATTGCGCGCGACCTAATGGTCGGTAATCCTAAGCTGGCTGAGCTTGGCTTCGAGGAAGAGGCGAACGGGCATAATGCACTTGTCGGCGGCTTCCAGGGCCAGCGGCATTGGACGGATCATTTTCCAAACGGAGATTTCATGGAGACCCTGCTGAACTCTTCCTTTGACTGGAACGGCAGACGCGCACCTTATATTGTGGCAACTGAAAATGACAGCTTGAATGGCGTAACCATGCTGTTCAATTATCTGCTCACGAACACCGCGCAAATCTTCGCCGATGTCCGCACGTACTGGAGCCCTGCCTCTGTAGAGCGTGTAACCGGATATACGCTGGAGGGAGACGCGGCAAACGGCCTATTGCATCTGATTAACTCCGGCTCCGCGGCGCTGGATGGAACAGGTGAGCAGAGTATTGATGGAAAGCCGGCGATTAAGCCTTTCTGGGAGATTACGGATGAAGAAGCGGATAGCTGTATCGCACAGACCCGTTTCCGCGCTGCATCGCAGGAATATTTCCGGGGGGGAGGCTTCTCTACAGATTATCTGACGAAAGGCGGAATGCCTGTTACAATGGCCCGTCTCAACTTGGTTAAGGGACTCGGTCCTGTACTTCAGCTTGTAGAGGGTTTCACCGTGGAATTACCCGAAGCTGTTCATAAGACGCTGGATGAACGGACTGATCCGACATGGCCAACAACCTGGTTTGCGCCGAAGCTGACGAATCAGGGCTCATTTAAATCTGTTTACGATGTCATGAACAATTGGGGAGCCAACCATGGAGCCATAAGCTACGGGCATATCGGCGCAGATCTGATCACGCTTGCATCTATTCTGCGGATACCAGTCAGTATGCACAATGTGCAAGAGTCACGTATTTTCAGACCGCGGGTATGGTCATTATTCGGTACAGAGGATCTGGAGAGTGCGGATTACAGAGCCTGCCGGAACTTCGGGCCACTGTATTAA
- a CDS encoding DeoR/GlpR family DNA-binding transcription regulator, translating into MKAFERRDLIINELYRHKKVHVADLAQKFQVSEETIRRDLDKLDKEGLAKKNYGGAILNAHTNEDPSYAIRHQINLEAKGIIAANVLDLINDGDSLMTDTSTTAFEALRKITEAKQNLTIITNSLAVLSEFQHSGHKLISTGGTLGPETSSFVGPTASQSIQKYNVDVALFSCKALSMTGGLSDSNEEESELKILMQKQASKVVLLVDHSKFDRIAFIKLFSFDKVDYIVTDQKPSEEWIAFLNTYQVSVLYSSEM; encoded by the coding sequence ATGAAGGCATTTGAACGGCGGGACCTCATTATTAACGAGCTTTATAGACATAAAAAAGTACATGTCGCTGACCTCGCCCAAAAATTCCAGGTTTCCGAAGAGACGATCCGGCGCGATCTGGACAAACTCGATAAAGAAGGACTGGCCAAAAAGAATTACGGCGGCGCCATTTTGAATGCGCATACCAATGAAGATCCTTCCTATGCAATCAGACATCAGATCAACCTTGAAGCCAAAGGCATTATTGCCGCCAATGTGCTGGACTTGATTAATGACGGGGACAGTCTGATGACCGATACCAGTACAACAGCTTTTGAAGCCTTACGCAAAATTACCGAAGCCAAACAGAATCTAACGATAATCACCAACTCATTGGCTGTGTTGTCCGAGTTCCAGCATTCCGGCCACAAGCTCATCTCCACCGGCGGTACTTTAGGGCCTGAAACCAGCTCCTTCGTTGGCCCCACAGCTTCCCAGTCCATACAAAAGTACAATGTGGATGTAGCTCTATTCAGCTGTAAAGCGCTGTCTATGACCGGAGGCCTCAGTGATTCCAACGAAGAAGAGAGCGAACTAAAAATTCTAATGCAAAAGCAGGCCAGTAAGGTCGTGCTGCTCGTAGACCATTCCAAATTTGACCGTATCGCCTTCATTAAGCTCTTCAGCTTTGATAAGGTCGATTACATTGTGACCGATCAGAAGCCTTCGGAAGAATGGATCGCTTTTCTGAATACCTATCAGGTATCCGTTCTCTACAGTTCTGAGATGTAA